CGCCAGGCCCATACCGCCACCTATGACCTGGACGAGCGCTTTCTGCCCATCGCCGCCGCCATGCTGGCCGAAACCGCGCGTCAATACCTCCTGGAGGCCGCCAAAAAGCCACAGGGGAGGAAAAAATCACCGTAGAGAGGGAAAACCATGGCCGATGTACGCGTATCGCTGTGCGGAGTGGAACTGCGCAATCCTTTCATCGCCTCTTCCGGCCCGCTGACCTATGGGGCGAAGGGCATCCGCCGCTGTTTTGCCGCCGGCGCGGCCGCGGCAGTGACGAAGACGCTCTGCAAACTGCCGGCGGAGAACCCCATCCCGCATATCGTGAGCCTGGGCAAGGGCACCATGCTCAACACCGAAAAATGGGCGGACCTGAGCGTCCAGCAGTGGGTGGAGCAGGAATTCCCGGCCCTGCGCGGCGCGGATGGCGTGGTCATCGCCAGCCTGGGCCACACGGTGGAGGAAGTAGAGTTGATCGCGCCGCAGTTGGCGCGGGTGGGCGACCCCATCCGCATGCTGGAAGTGGTCTCGTACCGGGCGGTGGATATGGTGCCGATGGTGAAGGCAGCCAAGCGCCTGACCGATTTCCCGGTGCTGGCCAAGATCAGCCCCAACTGGCCCGATTTGATGGAGGTGGTGGACGGCTGTCTGGCCGCCGGCGCCGACGGCATCACCGCCGCGGATTCCCTGGGGCCCGTCCTGCATATTGATATAGAGACCGCCCGGCCGGCGCTGAGCGGGGATTACGGCTACGCCTGGATGTCCGGCACCGCCATCAAGCCGGTCATTGTGCGCATCGTGGCGGATATCTGCCGGCGGCATCCCGACGTGCCGGTGGTGGCCACCGGCGGGGTCACCACCGCAGAGGATGCGGTCGAGATGTTCATGGTGGGCGCCACAGCTATCGGCGCGCAGACGGCCCCCATGCTGCAGGGGGTGAGCTGGTTCGAAAAGACCACCAACAAGCTGTCAAAGTGGCTCGATGCGCACGGCTACCGCTCGCCGGCGGAGATCCGCGGCAGGGCACTGCCGGCCATCGCCCCCGGCGAGGACAAGCGCCCCCTCACCTTCTTCTTCGACGCCGACAAATGCACCGAATGCGGGCGCTGTGTCACCGTCTGCGCCTACGAGGCCCGACACCTGGAAGAGGGCAAGGTGATGCGGCTGGATACGGATGCCTGCCGCTCCTGCGGCCTGTGCGTGACCGTTTGTCCCACCGAGGCGCTCACCGCTGACCGGGTCTAGGGCTGAAAAGGGGGTGGGCTGGTGCCCACCCCCTTTTTGATCGCCTTACGAACGCCTGGAGGCCTCGACGACGGAGCGGAGGTACTGTGGGGTCAGGGGCACGCGCCGCAGTTCCACGCCCAGGGCATGGCTGACGGCATTGACGACAGCGCCGGCCACCCCATCCGAGGCGCACTCCCCGATGCTCTTGCCGCCGAATGGGCCGGCCTCCTCCGGGTCCTCCACTGTGATGACCCGGATGCTGGGAGGCATATCGGCCGCCTTGAACATGCGGTACTTCTTGAAGTGGGGGTTCTTGACCTCGCCCGTTTGTGGGTCAATGATCATCTCCTCCGAAAGCGCATACCCCAGGCCCATGTGAATGCCGCCGTGCACCTGCCCTTCGAAGAGCAGAGGATTAATGACGCGGCCGGAGTTATGCACTGCCAGGAAGTCCAGCACCCGCACCTGATAGGTCTCGGTGTCCACCTCCACCTCACAGAAGTCGGCGGCGTAGGACTCGATAGCGGTGCGAGATTCGAACGTGGCGGTGGCGATCAGTTCCCGTTGGGGCATGCCGGTGGAGCCGCGCTGTGCCGAGGCGACGATATCGGCGATGGAGACGCACTGGCTCGGGTTGTCGCGCACCACCACAAACCCGTCATCCAGCTCCAGCCGGTCTATCGAGACCTTCAACATGCGCGAGGCCTCGTCCAGCAGTTGTTCGCGGAGCTGGCGGGCGGCCAGGATGGTGGCGTTGCCGCCGATGTAGGTGGTGCGGGAGGCCTGCGCGCCCAGGTCCAGCGGGGTGACGTCCGTGTCGGCCTCGATGACCTCGATCAGGTCCGGGTCAATGGTCAGGATCTCCGCGGCGATCTGGGCCAGGATGGTGCGGGCGCCGGTGCCCAGGTCATGGGTGCCGGTGAGCAGGACGGCGGTGCCGTCGTCGTGCAGGCGGATGGTGACGGTGGTCAGGTCCTGATAGACGGGGTACCAGCCGGCGCCGTGCACCGCCAGCCCCATGCCCACACCGCGCCGCACCCGCTGGCCGTGGGTGGCCTCGGCCGCCCGCCGGCGCTCGTACCAGCGGAAGGCCTCCATGCCGGCGCGGATGCAGTCGGCGATACGGGCATTGTGCACGTTCTGCCCCAGGCAGTTGTTCTGGAAGGGACGCAGGACGTTCTTAAGCCGGAATTCGACCGGGTCCCATCCCATCTCCCGGCAGATGCGGTCAATATGGGTTTCGCGCGAAAGCATGATCTGCGGCGTCCCATAGCCGCGCATGGCGCCGGCCGGCGGGATATTGGTGTACACCGCCGCACCGCGGTAGAACATGTAGGGCGCATCATAGAGCAGGAAGGTCTTGCCGGACTGGGCGCCGACGGTGTTGGGGCCAGAGCCGGCGTAGGCGCCGGTGTTCATCAGCGAGCGGATGTACTGGCCGCGGATGCGCCCGTCCTTGTCCACGCCGGTGCGCACGGTGACCTTGCCGCTGTGCCGGCTGCGGGTGGACAGGAAGACCTCTTTGCGCGTCAGGCGGAGCTTGACCGGCCGGCCGGTGCGCATGGACAGCAGGCCGACCACCGGTTCATGCAGGACCTCCAGCTTGCCGCCGAAAGCACCCCCCACGATCATCTTGATGACGCGCACCTTGCTGTGCGGAAGCCCCAACGCCTGGGCAATGACACTGCGGAAGCAGAACACGTTCTGCCCCGAGGTCCAGATGGTGAGCTTGCCGTCGGGACTGTAGTAGGCCACGTGACATACTGGTTCCAGGTACCCGTGATGCACCTTGGAAAGCTCAAAGGTGTCCTCGAACACGTAATCGGCCTCGTCAATGGCCTTGAGCACCTCTTCCTCGGGGTGACTGCCGTAGGCCAGCCAGCCGCCGCAAATATTGGTGCCGTCCACGCCGTGGGGATTGGCGAGGGGAGCGCCCTCCGCCAGGGCCTGATCCACATCGAACACCGCCGGCAACAGCTCATACTCCACCTTGATGCGCTTCACCGCCTCCTCAGCGATGAAGGGATCATCCGCGGCCACCGCCGCCACGCGGTCCCCCACAAAACGCACGTATTCGTCGAAGATATATTCCGTCTCCGGCATATCGAACGGGCTGTTGTCCCCGTAGAAGCGCATAGCGCTGTTATAGACGTTGTGAGGGCTGTTGAAGTAATGGACGATGGCGCGCACGCCGCGGATCTTCTCCGCTTCGGAGGTGTCAATGCTGACGATGCGGGCATGGGCGTGAGGGGAGAGAAGCAATTTGGCGTGCAGCATATTGGGAAGGCGCAGGTCATCCACATACACGGCTTTGCCGGTGACCTTGAGGACGGCCTCGCGGTTGGGTCTGGGCCGGCCGACATACTTCAGGCCGCGCGCCTCCAACTGCTTCTCGAATTCCTTCACCTCTTCGTATTGTCGCTCTGCCATGGTTACGCCTCCCCTCGCATGCGCCGGGCGGCCAGCTCAATGGCCTCGATGATCTTGACATAGCCGGTACAGCGGCACAAGTTGTTGTCCAGCGCCGCGATGATCTCCTCGC
This DNA window, taken from Anaerolineae bacterium, encodes the following:
- a CDS encoding molybdopterin-dependent oxidoreductase; the protein is MAERQYEEVKEFEKQLEARGLKYVGRPRPNREAVLKVTGKAVYVDDLRLPNMLHAKLLLSPHAHARIVSIDTSEAEKIRGVRAIVHYFNSPHNVYNSAMRFYGDNSPFDMPETEYIFDEYVRFVGDRVAAVAADDPFIAEEAVKRIKVEYELLPAVFDVDQALAEGAPLANPHGVDGTNICGGWLAYGSHPEEEVLKAIDEADYVFEDTFELSKVHHGYLEPVCHVAYYSPDGKLTIWTSGQNVFCFRSVIAQALGLPHSKVRVIKMIVGGAFGGKLEVLHEPVVGLLSMRTGRPVKLRLTRKEVFLSTRSRHSGKVTVRTGVDKDGRIRGQYIRSLMNTGAYAGSGPNTVGAQSGKTFLLYDAPYMFYRGAAVYTNIPPAGAMRGYGTPQIMLSRETHIDRICREMGWDPVEFRLKNVLRPFQNNCLGQNVHNARIADCIRAGMEAFRWYERRRAAEATHGQRVRRGVGMGLAVHGAGWYPVYQDLTTVTIRLHDDGTAVLLTGTHDLGTGARTILAQIAAEILTIDPDLIEVIEADTDVTPLDLGAQASRTTYIGGNATILAARQLREQLLDEASRMLKVSIDRLELDDGFVVVRDNPSQCVSIADIVASAQRGSTGMPQRELIATATFESRTAIESYAADFCEVEVDTETYQVRVLDFLAVHNSGRVINPLLFEGQVHGGIHMGLGYALSEEMIIDPQTGEVKNPHFKKYRMFKAADMPPSIRVITVEDPEEAGPFGGKSIGECASDGVAGAVVNAVSHALGVELRRVPLTPQYLRSVVEASRRS
- a CDS encoding 4Fe-4S binding protein → MADVRVSLCGVELRNPFIASSGPLTYGAKGIRRCFAAGAAAAVTKTLCKLPAENPIPHIVSLGKGTMLNTEKWADLSVQQWVEQEFPALRGADGVVIASLGHTVEEVELIAPQLARVGDPIRMLEVVSYRAVDMVPMVKAAKRLTDFPVLAKISPNWPDLMEVVDGCLAAGADGITAADSLGPVLHIDIETARPALSGDYGYAWMSGTAIKPVIVRIVADICRRHPDVPVVATGGVTTAEDAVEMFMVGATAIGAQTAPMLQGVSWFEKTTNKLSKWLDAHGYRSPAEIRGRALPAIAPGEDKRPLTFFFDADKCTECGRCVTVCAYEARHLEEGKVMRLDTDACRSCGLCVTVCPTEALTADRV